GGGTTTCCGCGAATATTTTTGCGCCCACGGCCTGAACTTCGACTACGTCCTGTTCTCCAACTACGAGCGTCAGGTCGAAGCTCATTTTCGCGGCCACATCGATGTCGCCTGGAACTCTCCGCTGGCCTGGCTGCAAAGCCTGATGCTGGGCAAAAGCCTGGGGCGCGAGGTCGAAGCCCTGTGCATGCGCGATTCCGATCGCGATCTGACCTCGGTGCTGGTGGTACGCGGCGACAGCGCGATCAAACATCTGGCCGATCTCCGCGGACGCAAGCTAGCTGTGGGCGCGGCCGATTCTCCCCAAGCCACGCTCATTCCCATGGAACTGCTCAGCGGCCACGAACTGCTGCCCGAGCGCGATTATGAGCTGCTCGGATTCGACCGCCTGGTGGGCAAGCACGGCGATCACATCGGCGGCGAACGCGACGCGGCGCAGGCGCTGATGCGTGGGCGGGCCGACGCCGCGGCGATGCTGGACGGCAACCTGACGCTGTTCAGCCGCGAAGGCACCCTGCCGCCCGGCTCGTTCAGAGTGCTGGCACAGACACCACCCTACGACCATTGCAATCTGACTGTGATGGCCGACGCCGCCGCCACCCCCTCGGTTCAGCACCTGCGCCAGTTGCTGTTGGACATGAGTTACGCCGACCCGCGGGTGCGGCCGCTGCTCGATCTGGAAGGCCTCAAGCGCTGGCTGCCTGGGCGCACTAGCGGCTACCAGCAACTGGCGGCCGCGGTCGCCCGCTTTCACACCGCCGACGAGTTCGTAAGTCAGGTGGCGGCACGATGGCGCTAGAGCTGGAGGGGCTGCCGTTCGAAGAGGGCGGCTATCTGCTGGTCAAACAGGCCCTGCGCGCGCTGCAAGCCGGCGACAAATTAACCATCATCGGCAGCGCCCCCGACCTCGAGCCCCATCTGCGCGGCTGGTGCCGGCAGGAAGGACATACCCTGCTCGAGACGCGCCGCCATCCCCACGGGATCGCGCTGGTGGTCGAAGCGGGCGCGGCATCGGCGCAGCGCTGGGCCGGCGCGCAGCGCGCCGGTCACGCCAACGGGCACCGGCGCGGGGCCGTGGTCGGGCATGCGCTCGCAAGTTGGGGGCTCGCCGCCAGGGGTGCGCTGGTGGAAGCGGGCGCGCCGCCATTCGATTTTCCCCTGGCCGAGCGCATCGAGGTCTGGACCGTGGACAGCGCGCGGCTGTATGCGCAGGCGGCGGCCAATCAATGGGATCCCAATCGCGCGATCCCCTGGAACAAGCCCTTCGACCTGCCGGCGGAGGTCGAGGACGCGGTGGTCCAAGTAATGACCTATCTGGTCGAAAACGAAACCGCCGCGCTACTGGTGCCAAGCCGCTTCTTGACGCAGATCCATCCCCATTTTCGCGAAACCCTTCAACTTCTCGCGGTGCAAGCCAGCGACGAAGCTCGCCACATGGAAGTCTTCACGCGCCGGGCCACTCTCAAGCGCGACCATCCGGGGCTATCCAGCGCTGGCGGTCAGGCCTCGCTCAAGACTCTGCTGGAAGAAGCCGATTTCGCTTGCGCCTCCTTTCTGCTCTCGGTGCTGGGCGAAGGCAGCTTTCTGGCCTTGCTGGGGTTTCTGGCCCATCATGCACCCGACCCGGTAACCGAGGCCGCTTGCCGGCTGGCGGCTCAGGACGAGGGGCGTCACGTCGGTTTCGCCCTCAGCCATCTTCATGAGCGCGTCGCTCAGCAGCCCGCGCTGCGCGAGCAACTGGCCGCCGCCGTGCGCCGCCGCCATCACGCCCTGCGCGATACTGCAGGCCTCAACGGCGAAGTCTTCGACGCGCTGATCGTGCTGGCGGCCGGTTCCTGGCAACCGGCCGCGCTGGCCGCCG
The DNA window shown above is from Candidatus Binataceae bacterium and carries:
- a CDS encoding PhnD/SsuA/transferrin family substrate-binding protein, with translation MATLASSPLILGAVAYDPKVVTIWEGFREYFCAHGLNFDYVLFSNYERQVEAHFRGHIDVAWNSPLAWLQSLMLGKSLGREVEALCMRDSDRDLTSVLVVRGDSAIKHLADLRGRKLAVGAADSPQATLIPMELLSGHELLPERDYELLGFDRLVGKHGDHIGGERDAAQALMRGRADAAAMLDGNLTLFSREGTLPPGSFRVLAQTPPYDHCNLTVMADAAATPSVQHLRQLLLDMSYADPRVRPLLDLEGLKRWLPGRTSGYQQLAAAVARFHTADEFVSQVAARWR